Part of the Pseudomonas baltica genome is shown below.
TGCAGGATTGCGCCGTTGGTCAACAGACTGCGGCTATCGGTAGGTGGCAAGGGAATTTATCGGCGAATCATGGTCATAGATTGTGTACGTGCGTACAAATTCCCTTCCCGCGTTATCCCCGACCCGCTCAATTTGCATCCCCCTCCTGCGACGATCTTGCAAATTGCACGAAACAAAAAAATCCTGATATTTTCAAATCATTGATTTTAAAGGGAATTTTTATTTAGCCAAAACTGGCACAGTCACTGCACTCCTTACTTGCAAAGCCTGCCTACGCAAGACCTGAGGAGCTGACATGAACTTTATCCAAGAGAAATTCACTTCGCTGTTTTCCGAGTACGAAGTTACTGCTCAACCGCGTCCAGACGGCGCCGTGCTCCTGACCCTGCGCGATCAGGCCGGCAAACAGATCCGTCGTTCGATCTCTTACGCCCAACTGAACACACCGGAACAGCTGTCCTGGGTGATCAGTGCGATCCGCCGCGACCTGGCTGCCGAGGCCAGTGACCTGCCAGCGATCAACATGCTGCAGAGCCAGAATCGCTTCGCCCTGCCGACTTATCATTCGGCTTGATCAATACGGTAATACTCCTGTGGGAGCGGGCGCTGCCCGCGAAGCTTGCCAAGGCTTCGCGGGCAGGGCCCGCTCCCACAGTCGTTTCCAGCGCTTGATCAGATGGCGTCTTCCAGACGCGGAAAACGCTCGGCAATCGGATCGCCTGTGAAGTTAGCCGGCGCATCGCCCGCATTGTTGTACAACCGAATCGCCACGATGTATGGGTTCTCGCCCAGATCGAACCAGTGGCGGGTACCCGCCGGTATAGCGATCAGGTCATCCTTTTCACACAGCACCGCATACACGTAATCGTCGATATGCAGGTAGAACAACACCCTCCCCGCAACGAAAAATCTGACTTCATCTTCGCCATGCCGGTATTCGCGCAGGTACTTTTCCCGCAGCTCGGTTTTGCGCGGGTGGTCGCTGTCCAGGCTGATCACGTCGACCGTCATATAGCCGCCTTCGCTTTTCAACTCGTCGATGCGCTGCTGATAAGCACCGAGGACATCTTCTTCGCTCGCACCAGGACGAATCGAAGTGCTGGCCGTCCAGCGTTCGAAGCGCACGTTATGTGCCTTGAGGGTGCTGGTGATGTCCTCGGCGTGGGTCAGGACCTTGTTGGGGACATCAGGGCTATCAACGTGGTAAACGGTCAAACTGCTCATCGGGCCACTCCTTGAGGGTCGGCGATCAGTGGGTGATCGCGCGTTCAGCACAATTTGTTCAATATGGAAAAACCTGAAGTTGGACGCCTGGGGTTCAGGCGTGTTCCTCTTTCAGGGTGATCAGTATCAACAGGGTAGCTGCCAACGCCGCCGCGCTGGCAATCGCAAAAGTGACGGCTGGCCCCAGGCTGTTCCAGGTATAGCCCGCGTACAGCGCGCCCAACGCACCGCCGATGCCGGACAGCGCCGCGTACAGCGCCTGGCCTTGCCCTTGCTGTCGTGCAGCAAAGCTACTTTGCACGAAGTGAATGGCCGCTGCATGAAAGCTGCCGAACGTAGCGGCGTGCATCACCTGAGCAATCAGCAATATCCACAGATGATCGGCAAAACTGCCCAGCAAGCACCAGCGCAATGCCGCCAGGGCGAAGCTGACCGCCAACACCCGGCGCACCGAGTACCGCGCCAATATCCGGCTCATGAGCATGAACATCAGCACTTCGGCCACCACGCCCACGGCCCAGAGCACACCGATGAGCGCACTGCTGTAGCCGAGCGAAGCCAGGTGCAAGGTAAGAAAGGTGTAGTAAGGCCCATGGCTCAGTTGCATCAGCCCGACGCAAGTGTAAAAAGCCATGACCCCTGGCTGGCGCAATTGCGCGACGAAGCCGCCAGCCAGCAGCGATTTGCCCGCACTGATGGGCTGGGCCACGGGTATCCAGAAGCTGGCCAGCAGAATGCCTGAAAGGATCACCACTACCGCATAGGGATAAATGTCGAGGCCGAACCAGCCGAACAGACGTCCGAACAACACAACCGTGAGGATGAACCCGATCGAGCCCCACAGGCGGATCTGGCTGTAACGCTGTGGCTCGCTGCGCAAATGGGCCAGGACGATGGTTTCGAATTGCGGCAGCACGGCGTGCCAGAAGAACGCATGCATGGCCATGACCAGCGCCAGCGCGGCGTAACTCTTGTCGAAAAAGATCAGGCTGAAGCTGAGCAGCGCGCACATGGCGCCAAAGCGTACGATGGTCAAGCGTCGGCCGGTGCGATCTGCCAACCAGCCCCACAGGTTGGGCGCTACGCAGCGGGTCAGCATGGGGATGGCCACCAGCTCGCCGATGCGCGCGCTGCTGAAACCCAGATGATCGAAGTACTGCGCCAGGAACGGCGCAGTGGCGCCAAGCAAAGCGAAGTAGAACAGATAGAAGGTCGACAGGCGCCAGTACGGAATTGGCGCCTGGGCGGTCACGCCGCCCTCACGACTGACCGAGCACTGGCGTGGTCACCCGCACATCGGCGTTTTGGCCGCGGTGGCGCAGCAGATGATCGAGCAGCACGATGGCCATCATGGCCTCGGCAATGGGCGTGGCACGGATGCCGACGCACGGGTCATGGCGGCCTTTGGTGATCATGTCCACGGCGGCGCCATTGACGTCGATCGACTGCCCCGAGGTCGTGATGCTCGAGGTCGGCTTGAGCGCCAGGTGCGCAATGATCGGCTGACCCGACGAAATCCCGCCGAGGATGCCGCCGGCATTGTTGCTCAGAAAGCCCTGCGGGGTCAGCTCGTCGCGGTGCTCGGTGCCACGCTGGGCGATGCTGTCGAAGCCGGCACCGATCTCTACCCCTTTGACCGCGTTGATACTCATCAGCGCGTGCGCCAGGTCAGCGTCCAGACGATCAAAAATCGGCTCGCCCAGGCCCGGCATCACGCCATCGGCCACGACGGTGATCTTCGCTCCCACGGAATCCTGGTCGCGGCGCAGTTGGTCCATATAGGCCTCCAGCGCCGGGACCTTGTCCGGATCGGGGCAGAAAAACGCATTCTGCTCGACCGAATCCCAGGTCTTGAAGGGAATTTCGATCGGGCCCAGCTGGCTCATGTAGCCGCGCACCCGAATCCCCAGACCGGCCAGGTATTTTTTCGCGATGGCACCGGCCGCGACACGCATGGCGGTCTCGCGCGCCGAGCTGCGGCCGCCGCCACGGTAATCGCGCACCCCGTACTTGTGGTGATAGGTGTAATCGGCGTGGGCTGGGCGGAACAGGTCCTTGATGGCCGAGTAGTCCTTGGACTTCTGATCGGTGTTGCGGATCAGCAGGCCGATGGAGGTGCCCGT
Proteins encoded:
- a CDS encoding DUF3509 domain-containing protein — encoded protein: MNFIQEKFTSLFSEYEVTAQPRPDGAVLLTLRDQAGKQIRRSISYAQLNTPEQLSWVISAIRRDLAAEASDLPAINMLQSQNRFALPTYHSA
- a CDS encoding acireductone dioxygenase, with the protein product MSSLTVYHVDSPDVPNKVLTHAEDITSTLKAHNVRFERWTASTSIRPGASEEDVLGAYQQRIDELKSEGGYMTVDVISLDSDHPRKTELREKYLREYRHGEDEVRFFVAGRVLFYLHIDDYVYAVLCEKDDLIAIPAGTRHWFDLGENPYIVAIRLYNNAGDAPANFTGDPIAERFPRLEDAI
- a CDS encoding MFS transporter; translation: MTAQAPIPYWRLSTFYLFYFALLGATAPFLAQYFDHLGFSSARIGELVAIPMLTRCVAPNLWGWLADRTGRRLTIVRFGAMCALLSFSLIFFDKSYAALALVMAMHAFFWHAVLPQFETIVLAHLRSEPQRYSQIRLWGSIGFILTVVLFGRLFGWFGLDIYPYAVVVILSGILLASFWIPVAQPISAGKSLLAGGFVAQLRQPGVMAFYTCVGLMQLSHGPYYTFLTLHLASLGYSSALIGVLWAVGVVAEVLMFMLMSRILARYSVRRVLAVSFALAALRWCLLGSFADHLWILLIAQVMHAATFGSFHAAAIHFVQSSFAARQQGQGQALYAALSGIGGALGALYAGYTWNSLGPAVTFAIASAAALAATLLILITLKEEHA
- the aroC gene encoding chorismate synthase is translated as MSGNTFGKLFTVTTAGESHGPALVAIVDGCPPGLELSLDDLQRDLDRRKPGTSRHTTQRQEADEVEILSGVFEGRTTGTSIGLLIRNTDQKSKDYSAIKDLFRPAHADYTYHHKYGVRDYRGGGRSSARETAMRVAAGAIAKKYLAGLGIRVRGYMSQLGPIEIPFKTWDSVEQNAFFCPDPDKVPALEAYMDQLRRDQDSVGAKITVVADGVMPGLGEPIFDRLDADLAHALMSINAVKGVEIGAGFDSIAQRGTEHRDELTPQGFLSNNAGGILGGISSGQPIIAHLALKPTSSITTSGQSIDVNGAAVDMITKGRHDPCVGIRATPIAEAMMAIVLLDHLLRHRGQNADVRVTTPVLGQS